The following coding sequences are from one Kogia breviceps isolate mKogBre1 chromosome X, mKogBre1 haplotype 1, whole genome shotgun sequence window:
- the TRMT2B gene encoding tRNA (uracil-5-)-methyltransferase homolog B, which yields MTCCSHQKSPYQLLSGEPHIFEDLLGLKIRTSPDTFFQVNTSGAEILYRTVGELSGVNSNTILLDICCVTGITNCEFHTRRAEKILPQLLKSKEDGQLIVAVVYPAQAGLHKDD from the exons ATGACCTGTTGCAGCCATCAGAAGTCCCCCTACCAGCTCCTATCTGGGGAACCCCACATCTTTGAAGATCTCCTGGGGTTGAAGATCCGCACCTCTCCAGATACCTTTTTCCAGGTTAACACTTCTGGTGCAGAGATACTGTATCGGACTGTGGGGGAGCTGAGTGGAGTGAACTCTAACACCATCCTCCTTGACATCTGCTGTGTAACTG GCATCACCAACTGTGAATTCCACACCCGTAGAGCAGAGAAGATTTTGCCACAGCTACTAAAGTCAAAGGAAGATGGGCAGTTAATTGTTGCTGTAGTGTACCCAGCCCAGGCGGGACTGCATAAGGATGACTAG